A window of the Budorcas taxicolor isolate Tak-1 chromosome 10, Takin1.1, whole genome shotgun sequence genome harbors these coding sequences:
- the EIF3J gene encoding eukaryotic translation initiation factor 3 subunit J isoform X1 has protein sequence MAAAAAGDSDSWDADTFAVEDPVRKVGGGGTAGGDRWEGEDEDEDVKENWDDDEDEKKEAAEVKPEVKISEKKKIAEKIKEKERQQKKRQEEIKKRLEEPEEPKVLTPEEQLADKLRLKKLQEESDLELAKETFGVNNTVCGIDAMNPSSRDDFTEFGKLLKDKITQYEKSLYYANFLEALVRDVCISLEIDDLKKITNSLTVLCSEKQKQEKQSKAKKKKKGVVPGGGLKATMKDDLADYGGYDGGYAQDYEDFM, from the exons atggcggcggcggcggctggggACTCCGACTCCTGGG ACGCGGACACGTTCGCAGTGGAAGACCCGGTGCGGAAGGTGGGGGGCGGCGGCACTGCCGGCGGGGACCGCTGGGAGGGCGAGGACGAGGACGAGGACGTCAAG GAAAACTgggatgatgatgaagatgaaaaaaaagaagcagcagaaGTAAAACCAG aagtaaaaatttcagagaagaaaaaaatagcagagaaaataaaagagaaagaacgGCAGCAgaagaaaaggcaagaggaaattaaaaagaga TTAGAAGAACCTGAAGAACCTAAAGTGCTAACTCCAGAAGAACAATTAGCAGATAAACTGAGGCTTAAGAAATTACAGGAAGAGTCTGACCTTGAATTAGCAAAAGAAACTTTCG GCGTTAATAATACAGTTTGTGGAATAGATGCTATGAACCCATCCTCAAGAGATGACTTCACAGAGTTTGGAAAGTTACTAAAAGATAAAATTACACAATATGAAAAGTCACTATATTACGCCAATTTTTTGGAAGCCTTAGTTCGAGACGTTTGTATTTCGT tggaAATTGATGACTTGAAAAAGATTACCAATTCATTGACTGTGCTCTGCAGtgaaaaacagaagcaagaaaAG CAAAGCAAagccaaaaagaagaagaaaggtgtGGTTCCTGGAGGGGGATTAAAGGCCACCATGAAAGATGACCTGGCAGATTATGGCGGTTACGACGGCGGATACGCGCAAGACTACGAAGACTTCATGTGA
- the EIF3J gene encoding eukaryotic translation initiation factor 3 subunit J isoform X2, with protein sequence MWRDLVARHVYFRIQENWDDDEDEKKEAAEVKPEVKISEKKKIAEKIKEKERQQKKRQEEIKKRLEEPEEPKVLTPEEQLADKLRLKKLQEESDLELAKETFGVNNTVCGIDAMNPSSRDDFTEFGKLLKDKITQYEKSLYYANFLEALVRDVCISLEIDDLKKITNSLTVLCSEKQKQEKQSKAKKKKKGVVPGGGLKATMKDDLADYGGYDGGYAQDYEDFM encoded by the exons ATGTGGAGGGACCTAGTTGCCAGACATGTATACTTCAGGATTCAG GAAAACTgggatgatgatgaagatgaaaaaaaagaagcagcagaaGTAAAACCAG aagtaaaaatttcagagaagaaaaaaatagcagagaaaataaaagagaaagaacgGCAGCAgaagaaaaggcaagaggaaattaaaaagaga TTAGAAGAACCTGAAGAACCTAAAGTGCTAACTCCAGAAGAACAATTAGCAGATAAACTGAGGCTTAAGAAATTACAGGAAGAGTCTGACCTTGAATTAGCAAAAGAAACTTTCG GCGTTAATAATACAGTTTGTGGAATAGATGCTATGAACCCATCCTCAAGAGATGACTTCACAGAGTTTGGAAAGTTACTAAAAGATAAAATTACACAATATGAAAAGTCACTATATTACGCCAATTTTTTGGAAGCCTTAGTTCGAGACGTTTGTATTTCGT tggaAATTGATGACTTGAAAAAGATTACCAATTCATTGACTGTGCTCTGCAGtgaaaaacagaagcaagaaaAG CAAAGCAAagccaaaaagaagaagaaaggtgtGGTTCCTGGAGGGGGATTAAAGGCCACCATGAAAGATGACCTGGCAGATTATGGCGGTTACGACGGCGGATACGCGCAAGACTACGAAGACTTCATGTGA